In a single window of the Bacillus clarus genome:
- a CDS encoding phage holin, translated as MFKKENMSDIIRFAAGFLLSLKLLFESFGLTFITNDQIDAIINVASFLFILYFGYKNNYVGKKGVEQKKLLKKHDLH; from the coding sequence ATGTTTAAAAAAGAAAACATGTCAGATATTATACGTTTTGCAGCTGGCTTTCTTCTATCATTAAAACTACTATTCGAATCATTCGGATTGACTTTCATTACAAATGACCAAATTGATGCTATCATAAACGTTGCTTCATTTTTATTTATTCTATACTTCGGATACAAAAATAACTATGTAGGAAAAAAAGGAGTAGAACAAAAGAAGCTACTCAAAAAACATGACCTACATTAA
- a CDS encoding YkyB family protein gives MKPSQPQSQLHNQHSINRLAQSIFVVNRHAKAATNPKYLYWLKKTALEHLISENKAVKEGLHFSRNPRFSQQQSDVLIRLGEYFFHIPPTKDDFRTLPHLGNLESSYRNPKTTLSLATAKKTLQDYIGPEALKEEKKLSEPVPWYRRTYTKK, from the coding sequence ATGAAACCCTCACAACCACAATCTCAACTACACAACCAACATTCTATTAATCGGTTAGCTCAATCTATTTTCGTTGTGAATCGTCATGCAAAAGCTGCTACTAATCCTAAATACTTATACTGGCTAAAAAAGACCGCTTTAGAACATTTAATTTCTGAAAATAAAGCTGTAAAAGAAGGATTACATTTTTCTAGAAATCCTCGTTTTAGTCAGCAACAATCTGATGTTCTCATTCGTTTAGGTGAGTATTTTTTCCATATCCCCCCTACAAAAGATGATTTTCGTACCCTCCCGCATCTTGGTAATCTTGAATCTTCCTATCGAAATCCGAAAACAACCCTTTCTTTAGCAACAGCAAAAAAAACGCTTCAAGATTATATTGGTCCTGAAGCATTAAAAGAGGAAAAAAAATTAAGTGAACCAGTTCCTTGGTATCGCCGTACGTATACAAAAAAATAA
- the fadH gene encoding 2,4-dienoyl-CoA reductase gives MKEKVVIITGGSSGMGKGMAARFAKEGARVVITGRTKEKLEETKIEIEQFPGQVLPVQMDVRNTEDIKRMIEYIDGEFGRIDILINNAAGNFVCPAEDLSVNGWNAVINIVLNGTFYCSQAVGKYWIEKGIKGNIINMVATYAWDAGPGVIHSAAAKAGVLAMTKTLAVEWGRKYGIRVNAIAPGPIERTGGADKLWISEEMAKRTLQSVPLGRLGTPEEIAGLAFYLCSDEASYINGTCMTMDGGQHLHQYPF, from the coding sequence TTGAAAGAAAAGGTAGTTATTATAACAGGTGGTTCAAGTGGAATGGGAAAAGGAATGGCAGCTCGCTTTGCAAAAGAAGGGGCTCGAGTTGTTATTACAGGACGTACAAAAGAAAAACTTGAAGAAACAAAAATAGAGATTGAACAATTTCCAGGACAAGTATTGCCTGTACAAATGGACGTAAGAAATACAGAGGATATTAAGAGAATGATAGAGTATATTGATGGGGAATTTGGACGTATTGATATTTTAATTAATAACGCAGCGGGAAATTTTGTTTGTCCTGCAGAAGATTTATCTGTTAATGGTTGGAACGCAGTTATTAATATTGTATTAAATGGAACGTTTTATTGTAGCCAAGCTGTAGGGAAGTATTGGATTGAGAAAGGGATAAAAGGAAATATCATTAATATGGTAGCGACGTATGCATGGGATGCAGGTCCAGGGGTTATACATTCAGCTGCTGCGAAAGCAGGTGTACTAGCGATGACGAAAACACTTGCTGTTGAGTGGGGACGTAAATATGGGATACGTGTTAATGCTATAGCACCTGGTCCAATTGAACGTACAGGTGGCGCAGATAAATTATGGATTTCGGAGGAAATGGCTAAGCGTACATTACAAAGTGTCCCGCTCGGTAGACTCGGCACACCAGAAGAAATTGCTGGTTTAGCTTTTTATTTATGTTCGGATGAAGCTAGTTACATAAATGGTACTTGTATGACAATGGATGGTGGACAACATTTACATCAATATCCATTTTAA
- a CDS encoding metallophosphoesterase has translation MKQLSRRNFLKTGIRTCFYTFITAGIGYYYAKYVEPHFLSFTHHTLKSSLIPKSFHGMKIIQFSDLHLGYYFSLQHLSHVVSKINATRPDIVLFTGDLIDDYQTYSETPFVSSILRTIQAPFGKFAIYGNHDHGGYGTEYYKQIMYDSEFQLLQNKEKRIRLLDHSEISIFGIDDMLLGKPEIEATLRNAKQDIYTIVLVHEPDIAPKISEFPINLQLSGHSHGGQVQIPFLGPIITPVLAKYYTEGFYHIHDLLLYVNRGLGRTRVPFRFMARPEITIFTLHHS, from the coding sequence ATGAAACAATTATCGAGAAGAAATTTTTTAAAAACAGGGATACGTACTTGTTTCTATACTTTTATTACAGCTGGCATCGGCTATTATTACGCAAAATATGTGGAACCACATTTTCTTTCTTTTACACACCACACATTAAAATCTTCTCTTATACCGAAAAGCTTTCACGGTATGAAAATAATTCAATTTAGTGACTTGCATCTAGGATACTATTTTTCTCTTCAGCACCTGTCTCATGTCGTTTCTAAAATAAATGCAACTAGACCAGATATTGTCCTTTTTACTGGCGATTTAATTGATGATTATCAAACATATAGCGAGACCCCTTTTGTCTCTTCCATTTTGCGAACTATACAAGCACCTTTTGGGAAATTTGCAATTTACGGAAATCATGATCATGGTGGATACGGAACAGAATACTACAAACAAATTATGTATGACTCAGAATTTCAATTATTACAAAATAAAGAAAAGCGCATCCGCCTATTAGATCATAGTGAAATTTCTATTTTCGGTATAGACGATATGCTGCTTGGTAAACCTGAAATCGAGGCAACATTACGAAATGCTAAGCAAGATATTTATACAATTGTACTTGTTCATGAACCTGATATTGCACCAAAAATCTCCGAATTCCCGATAAATCTTCAGCTTTCTGGACATAGCCATGGTGGACAAGTTCAAATTCCCTTTTTAGGGCCTATCATTACTCCTGTACTCGCAAAATATTATACTGAAGGTTTCTATCACATTCACGATTTACTCCTTTATGTAAACCGCGGTCTTGGTAGAACACGCGTTCCTTTCCGTTTCATGGCCAGACCAGAAATTACAATTTTCACATTACACCACTCGTAA
- a CDS encoding Ppx/GppA family phosphatase: MKDILKQQYAIIDIGSNTMRLVIYEKQSGGFYKEIENTKVVARLRNYLIDGSLTEDGIGILLQTLLQFQESTRFHSLHHVLCVATATIRQAENQDEIKKVIEGKTDFTLKILSEYEEARYGYLAVMNSTSFTEGVTVDIGGGSTEVTYFRDREIIEYYSFPFGALSLKQQFIRHEVPTAEELDELRRYLWYQFRTLPWLNDKKLPLIAIGGSARNMVEIHQNLISYPIAGLHLYKMKEANIKDVKDELKSLSFMELQKLDGLAKDRADTIIPAVEVFHMLVNIVQAPAFVLSRKGLREGVFYEELTKDLGVSYYPNVVEESLNLLSYEYEMDMEFAIQLIKHGTLICKQLEEANIISLSEKDWEVFYRAAKVFNIGKYIDDEASHLHTFYLLANKTIDGMMHKDRVRLALIASYKSKMLFKQYVVPFEDWFDKSEQKKIRLLGAILQFSAALNVRQRALVETIRVEKNKDGLVFFIACRQLALAEKVQAEKQKKQLEKALKMNIHLIFEE; encoded by the coding sequence GTGAAAGATATATTGAAACAGCAATATGCCATTATTGATATCGGTTCAAATACAATGCGACTCGTTATTTATGAAAAACAAAGCGGAGGCTTTTATAAAGAAATTGAAAATACAAAAGTCGTAGCCAGATTAAGAAATTATTTAATCGATGGATCTTTGACAGAGGATGGCATTGGGATTTTACTACAAACATTGCTTCAATTCCAAGAAAGTACACGATTTCATAGCTTGCATCATGTACTTTGCGTTGCTACAGCAACAATTAGACAAGCAGAAAACCAAGATGAGATTAAAAAGGTAATAGAAGGGAAGACAGATTTTACCCTTAAAATATTATCCGAATATGAAGAAGCTCGTTACGGCTATTTAGCAGTGATGAATTCAACTTCTTTTACAGAGGGAGTTACAGTGGATATTGGTGGGGGAAGTACAGAGGTTACGTATTTTCGAGATAGAGAAATTATAGAGTATTATAGTTTTCCGTTTGGGGCACTTTCCTTAAAACAACAATTTATTCGTCATGAAGTACCGACCGCAGAAGAATTGGATGAATTAAGACGATATTTATGGTATCAATTTCGAACGCTACCGTGGTTAAATGATAAAAAACTGCCGCTTATTGCAATAGGTGGAAGTGCGCGTAATATGGTGGAAATCCATCAAAATTTAATTTCCTATCCGATAGCAGGTTTACATTTATATAAAATGAAAGAAGCTAATATAAAAGATGTAAAAGACGAATTGAAAAGCCTTTCATTTATGGAATTGCAAAAATTGGATGGGTTAGCAAAAGATCGGGCAGATACTATTATTCCGGCTGTTGAAGTATTTCATATGCTCGTAAATATTGTGCAAGCTCCAGCATTTGTATTAAGCAGGAAAGGCTTGCGAGAAGGTGTCTTCTACGAAGAATTAACGAAAGATTTAGGCGTTTCTTATTATCCGAATGTCGTAGAAGAAAGTTTAAATTTATTATCTTATGAATATGAAATGGATATGGAATTTGCTATTCAGCTTATTAAGCATGGAACATTAATTTGCAAGCAACTTGAAGAAGCTAATATCATTTCTTTGTCAGAAAAAGATTGGGAAGTATTTTATCGAGCAGCTAAAGTGTTTAATATTGGGAAATACATAGATGACGAAGCGAGTCACTTACATACGTTTTATTTGTTAGCAAATAAAACGATTGACGGTATGATGCATAAAGATAGAGTTAGGCTTGCCCTCATTGCTTCTTATAAATCGAAAATGTTATTTAAACAATATGTAGTGCCATTTGAAGATTGGTTTGATAAAAGTGAACAGAAAAAGATTCGCTTGTTAGGTGCGATCTTACAATTTTCTGCAGCCTTAAATGTAAGGCAACGAGCTCTTGTTGAAACGATTCGTGTGGAGAAAAATAAAGATGGGCTCGTCTTTTTTATTGCTTGCAGGCAATTAGCTTTAGCAGAAAAGGTTCAAGCAGAGAAGCAAAAAAAACAGTTGGAAAAAGCATTGAAGATGAACATTCACTTAATATTTGAAGAATAA
- a CDS encoding YkyA family protein: MTLLAGCFGPKPEEELYVAFENAAKQEKPMFEDAKKLETLEKEGQALYTQIVAEGKDNNQVVKEKLDQAVKNTEERGKILDKEKEVLNKAQEEVKSADKYVKKVEDNKLKEQADKVKSTYEKRHESFKKMYDAYSKSLKLEKELYTMLQDKGAKLKEISDKVKAVNQSYKDIDAEKDKFNEYTKSYNTEKVAFYKQANIKIKEEKK, encoded by the coding sequence ATGACTTTATTAGCTGGTTGTTTTGGTCCAAAACCAGAAGAAGAACTATATGTGGCATTCGAGAATGCTGCTAAGCAAGAGAAACCTATGTTTGAAGATGCGAAGAAATTAGAAACATTAGAAAAAGAAGGACAAGCTTTGTACACTCAAATTGTAGCAGAAGGAAAAGATAATAACCAAGTTGTGAAGGAAAAACTTGATCAAGCAGTGAAAAACACAGAAGAGCGTGGGAAAATTCTAGATAAAGAAAAAGAAGTATTAAACAAGGCACAAGAAGAAGTGAAATCAGCTGATAAATATGTAAAAAAAGTTGAGGATAATAAATTAAAAGAACAAGCGGATAAAGTAAAGAGTACTTATGAAAAACGACATGAATCATTTAAAAAGATGTATGACGCTTACAGTAAATCTTTAAAACTAGAAAAAGAATTATATACAATGTTACAAGATAAGGGTGCAAAATTAAAAGAAATTAGTGATAAAGTAAAAGCGGTAAATCAATCTTATAAAGATATTGATGCTGAAAAAGATAAGTTTAATGAATATACAAAATCGTATAATACTGAAAAAGTAGCTTTCTATAAACAAGCAAATATTAAAATTAAAGAAGAAAAAAAATAA
- a CDS encoding PadR family transcriptional regulator, with amino-acid sequence MSMKLVILGLLLEGDKHPYEVQHIMKERQMDCYIKYAKGSLYYAFEQLEKQGAISVTNIVRDTNRPDKTIFHITEEGKILFQALLLKQFEAKNQIYKPIYSALSFAHFGDEQTIVPILEKKRNDTVQYLHTMQTIYDHSKTKVPRAQLYILQSVIEHITVELRWLNALHKDAVADRLSEIGIDID; translated from the coding sequence ATGAGCATGAAATTAGTCATTCTCGGCTTGCTACTCGAAGGGGATAAACATCCATATGAAGTGCAGCACATAATGAAAGAAAGACAAATGGATTGTTATATTAAATATGCAAAAGGATCCCTTTACTACGCCTTTGAACAATTAGAAAAACAAGGTGCGATTAGCGTTACAAATATTGTACGGGATACAAATAGGCCAGATAAAACAATCTTTCATATAACAGAGGAAGGAAAAATTCTCTTTCAAGCCCTCCTGTTAAAACAATTTGAGGCAAAAAATCAAATCTATAAACCAATCTATTCAGCCCTCTCCTTTGCTCATTTTGGAGACGAACAAACAATAGTTCCTATTTTAGAAAAAAAGAGAAATGACACTGTACAATATTTACATACAATGCAAACGATATACGATCATAGCAAAACGAAGGTTCCACGTGCTCAGCTATATATTTTACAAAGTGTCATTGAACATATTACCGTTGAATTACGTTGGCTAAATGCACTCCATAAAGATGCAGTTGCAGACCGTCTTTCTGAAATCGGAATCGATATTGATTAA
- a CDS encoding peptidoglycan-N-acetylglucosamine deacetylase, whose amino-acid sequence MIDVRARRSSFVRRLIIVAITIIIIAVGFFIFQAFTSPAKAVANQTNVVQFTSEQSKVGLDKKVPVKFNGQVRKVAYLTFDDGPSEFQKEILDILKKNEIKGTFFMIGGNIPSYKESVKRLVEEGHYPGVHSMTHDYGKLYKQGQFVEEMKKAQNMLKDVTGILPNLVRCPYGSMPGLNQGLRDQMVTVGMKEWDWTIDSLDWKLPGNPNGVVQNIISGAKQDREVILMHEKKQTVQALQTIIDELHKKGYEFEVYEESTHFPLNFWHDDRI is encoded by the coding sequence ATGATAGACGTGAGAGCCCGACGATCGTCTTTTGTCAGGCGACTGATAATAGTGGCTATTACAATTATTATAATCGCGGTAGGGTTTTTCATATTTCAAGCCTTTACATCACCTGCAAAGGCTGTGGCAAATCAAACAAATGTAGTCCAATTTACTAGTGAGCAGTCTAAAGTTGGATTGGATAAAAAGGTACCAGTGAAATTCAATGGACAAGTACGTAAAGTAGCGTACTTAACTTTTGATGATGGGCCAAGTGAATTTCAAAAAGAAATTTTAGACATTTTAAAGAAAAATGAAATAAAAGGAACATTTTTTATGATAGGTGGAAATATTCCATCTTACAAGGAAAGTGTGAAACGTTTAGTGGAGGAAGGGCATTACCCTGGTGTTCATAGTATGACACATGACTACGGTAAGCTTTATAAACAAGGTCAATTTGTAGAAGAAATGAAAAAGGCACAAAACATGTTGAAAGATGTTACAGGGATTTTACCTAACCTTGTTAGATGTCCTTACGGTAGTATGCCAGGATTAAATCAAGGATTGCGGGATCAAATGGTAACAGTAGGCATGAAAGAATGGGATTGGACAATTGATTCTTTAGATTGGAAATTGCCAGGAAATCCAAATGGTGTAGTGCAAAATATAATTTCAGGTGCTAAACAAGATCGTGAAGTTATTTTAATGCATGAGAAGAAACAAACTGTACAAGCACTACAAACAATTATTGATGAACTTCATAAAAAAGGTTATGAATTTGAAGTGTATGAAGAATCTACTCATTTTCCATTGAATTTTTGGCATGATGATCGTATATAA
- a CDS encoding RNA degradosome polyphosphate kinase, which produces MELSKGNSVNLNDTAYYNNRELSWLAFNERVLQEAQDESNPLLERLKFISIFGSNLDEFFMVRVAGIKDQVKAGFNQPENKAGLTPKQQLNRIAMKSHELMTVQYNTFKNNVLPALEVEGIEPLSFHELTKEQREFIEEYFDEQIFPVLTPVAIDAYRPFPMLLNKSLNLATILYDEKQEEEENRTKLGIVQVPSLLERFIFLPSEDQKHKFILLEDVISSFTHKLFTGYKVSSVTRFRITRNADLTIHEEGARDLLKVIEKELKKRKWGAAVRLEVGKEHVDERVLALLYEVLEVKDEDVYMMDGPLDLTCLFSLYKKLAPLYDHLVYPALIPQPPQDLDDEEDVFEKAMEHDILLHHPFESFQPVVDFVRDAADDPNVLAIKQTLYRVSGDSPIIQALKIAAEKGKQVTVLVELKARFDEENNVHWAKELEQAGCHVIYGVSHLKTHSKITLVVRRKYGKIERFVHLGTGNYNDATAKLYTDFGYITSRKDFGVDATNFFNYLSGYTTKPHFHHLSVAPFDIREQFIELIDEEIRYHRQYGNGHIIAKMNSLTDKPLIQKLYEASQAGVKIELIVRGTCCLRPGISSVSENIRVISLVGRYLEHSRIYYFHHNGNEKIYLSSADWMTRNMEKRVEISFPILGIEMKARIKAILQLILADNVKTREQNIDGEYYYVINSGTQEIDSQVKLFKMAYQNTDAE; this is translated from the coding sequence ATGGAATTATCGAAGGGGAATTCAGTAAACTTAAATGATACAGCTTATTATAATAACCGTGAGCTGAGCTGGCTTGCTTTTAATGAAAGAGTGTTACAAGAAGCACAAGATGAAAGTAATCCACTTTTAGAAAGATTAAAGTTTATTAGTATTTTTGGTTCAAACTTGGATGAGTTTTTCATGGTACGTGTTGCTGGAATAAAAGATCAAGTAAAAGCGGGATTTAATCAACCAGAAAACAAGGCGGGTTTAACGCCGAAACAACAGCTAAATAGAATTGCGATGAAATCTCATGAATTAATGACAGTCCAATATAATACATTTAAAAATAATGTATTACCAGCGCTTGAAGTAGAAGGTATTGAGCCGTTATCATTTCATGAGTTAACAAAGGAACAGCGAGAGTTTATTGAAGAATACTTTGATGAACAAATTTTTCCTGTGTTAACCCCTGTAGCAATTGATGCGTATCGTCCGTTTCCGATGCTATTAAATAAAAGTCTAAACTTAGCGACTATCCTATATGATGAAAAACAGGAAGAGGAGGAAAATCGGACAAAGCTTGGTATCGTCCAAGTACCGTCATTACTTGAGCGCTTTATATTTTTACCGAGTGAAGATCAAAAACATAAATTTATTTTATTAGAAGATGTAATTAGTAGCTTTACTCATAAGTTATTTACAGGGTATAAAGTATCGTCTGTTACTCGTTTTCGTATTACGCGTAACGCGGATTTAACGATACATGAAGAGGGTGCACGTGATTTATTAAAAGTAATTGAAAAAGAATTGAAGAAGCGCAAGTGGGGTGCTGCGGTTCGTTTAGAAGTTGGAAAAGAACATGTAGATGAAAGAGTTTTAGCATTACTATATGAAGTGTTAGAAGTGAAAGATGAAGATGTATATATGATGGATGGACCTCTTGATTTAACATGTTTATTCTCTTTATACAAAAAATTAGCACCTTTATATGATCATCTTGTTTACCCAGCTCTTATCCCACAGCCACCTCAAGATTTAGATGATGAAGAAGATGTATTTGAAAAAGCGATGGAACACGATATTTTATTACACCATCCATTTGAATCTTTTCAGCCTGTTGTTGACTTTGTACGTGATGCAGCAGACGATCCAAATGTACTTGCAATCAAACAAACTTTATATCGTGTAAGTGGAGATTCTCCGATTATTCAAGCATTAAAAATTGCAGCTGAAAAGGGAAAACAAGTAACGGTGCTTGTTGAATTAAAAGCACGCTTTGATGAAGAAAATAATGTTCATTGGGCGAAAGAACTCGAACAAGCTGGATGCCATGTTATTTACGGGGTAAGCCATTTAAAAACACATAGTAAAATTACGCTTGTTGTAAGAAGAAAATACGGAAAAATCGAAAGATTTGTACATTTAGGTACGGGAAACTATAATGACGCTACAGCAAAATTATATACAGACTTTGGGTATATTACATCCCGGAAGGATTTTGGAGTGGATGCAACGAATTTCTTTAATTATTTAAGTGGCTATACAACAAAACCTCATTTTCATCATTTATCAGTAGCGCCATTTGATATACGTGAGCAATTTATAGAATTAATAGATGAAGAAATTCGTTATCATAGACAATACGGAAATGGACATATTATCGCCAAAATGAATTCATTAACAGATAAGCCTTTAATTCAAAAGTTATATGAGGCATCACAAGCTGGGGTGAAGATAGAACTTATTGTTAGAGGAACATGTTGTTTACGACCAGGAATTTCAAGTGTAAGTGAAAATATTCGTGTAATTAGTCTCGTTGGAAGGTATTTAGAGCATAGTCGAATTTATTATTTTCACCATAATGGTAATGAGAAAATTTATTTATCTTCCGCTGACTGGATGACGAGAAATATGGAAAAGCGAGTGGAAATTTCATTTCCAATTTTAGGGATTGAGATGAAGGCGAGAATAAAGGCTATTTTACAACTTATTTTAGCGGATAATGTAAAGACGCGTGAACAAAACATAGATGGTGAATACTACTATGTAATTAATAGCGGTACACAAGAAATCGATAGTCAAGTAAAACTATTTAAAATGGCTTATCAAAATACAGATGCTGAGTAA
- a CDS encoding MDR family MFS transporter, whose product MEAQLSQNNISKTKFVVAGLLLGILMAAMDNTIVATAMATIVGDLGGFDKFVWVTSAYMVATMAGMPIFGKLSDMYGRKHFYIGGLLLFLLGSILCGTATSIEQLSIYRAIQGVGGGALMPIAFTIMYDIFPPEKRGQMTGLFGAVFGTSSVFGPLLGAYITDYISWHWVFYINIPLGLISFFFISKYYKESLEYRKQKIDWAGAITLVISIVCLMFALELGGKEYAWDSNMIIGLFTTFAIMLIIFFFVERKATEPIISFHLFKKPLFAASQGVAFFYGAAFIICTVYIPIFVQGVLGGSASNAGLILTPMMVGSVIGSQTGGQLASRTSYRNIMMMSGVFFVLGIYLLSTLTMETSRTLVTFFMILAGLGVGFSFSVLSMSSIHKLEMRDRGSATSTNSFFRSLGMTLGVTIFGTIQNHIFTDKLKTVFPPELAKMAPKGGDTSFLLSPNATEKIPPQILSGIKEALATSIANTFFWALIPAAISIICILLMGKERLLTGPKTKQKQQQVS is encoded by the coding sequence TTGGAAGCACAACTTTCACAAAACAACATAAGTAAAACAAAGTTTGTTGTTGCTGGATTATTACTCGGTATTTTAATGGCAGCAATGGACAATACAATTGTTGCCACTGCAATGGCAACAATTGTTGGTGACCTAGGAGGATTCGATAAATTCGTTTGGGTTACATCAGCCTATATGGTAGCGACAATGGCAGGAATGCCCATTTTCGGAAAACTTTCCGATATGTACGGTCGTAAACATTTTTATATTGGTGGATTACTTCTTTTCTTACTCGGTTCCATTCTTTGTGGTACAGCAACAAGCATTGAACAATTAAGTATTTACAGGGCAATCCAAGGTGTTGGTGGCGGTGCTCTTATGCCAATCGCATTTACAATTATGTACGACATCTTCCCACCCGAAAAACGAGGGCAAATGACTGGATTATTTGGAGCTGTTTTCGGTACATCGAGTGTTTTCGGCCCTTTATTAGGTGCCTACATTACTGATTATATAAGTTGGCATTGGGTCTTCTATATTAATATTCCATTAGGACTTATCTCCTTCTTCTTCATTTCTAAATACTACAAAGAGTCTCTAGAATACAGAAAACAAAAAATTGATTGGGCTGGTGCCATTACACTTGTAATCAGTATCGTTTGTTTAATGTTCGCACTAGAGCTTGGTGGTAAAGAATATGCATGGGATTCCAATATGATCATAGGATTATTTACAACATTCGCCATTATGCTTATTATATTCTTCTTCGTAGAAAGAAAAGCGACAGAACCTATTATTTCTTTCCACTTATTCAAAAAACCTTTATTTGCAGCAAGCCAAGGCGTTGCGTTTTTCTATGGAGCAGCCTTTATTATTTGTACAGTTTACATTCCAATCTTTGTTCAAGGTGTTCTGGGTGGCTCCGCATCAAATGCAGGATTAATTTTAACACCAATGATGGTAGGTTCTGTAATTGGAAGCCAGACAGGTGGACAGTTAGCTTCTCGAACAAGTTATCGTAACATTATGATGATGTCTGGAGTTTTCTTCGTTCTTGGTATTTATTTACTCAGTACTTTAACGATGGAAACATCACGTACACTCGTAACATTCTTTATGATTCTTGCAGGACTTGGAGTTGGGTTCTCCTTCTCAGTGTTAAGCATGTCTTCCATTCACAAACTAGAAATGAGAGACCGTGGTTCTGCTACATCAACTAACTCATTCTTCCGTTCACTCGGAATGACTCTTGGTGTAACTATTTTCGGTACGATTCAAAATCATATTTTCACCGATAAACTAAAAACCGTCTTTCCTCCTGAGTTAGCAAAAATGGCTCCAAAAGGTGGAGATACAAGCTTCTTATTGTCACCAAACGCTACTGAAAAGATCCCACCTCAAATATTAAGTGGAATTAAAGAAGCTCTTGCAACATCTATTGCCAACACGTTTTTCTGGGCTCTTATACCGGCTGCCATAAGCATTATTTGCATTCTGCTTATGGGTAAAGAGCGTCTCTTAACAGGACCAAAGACGAAACAAAAACAACAACAAGTAAGTTAA
- a CDS encoding diguanylate cyclase domain-containing protein produces the protein MKHKGKISGLLLGNTVAVTEWIAMQDVISKLDARSFLTVLLIYIIQMVLSYYFGYRYDKRMHGDNELQGMKGNEFIVDFFEKVAALSERDTHNTTTYILSIKEWNELKETIQEKKLNQLIQKMEYAIVKTIRKSDVVTRWDENKYVIVAVDHGYEKSTITDRLEKSIRNELVNDVVNITLLFGAASYPVEGKSLEELLKKAQDRLYKNRDLKDR, from the coding sequence ATGAAACATAAGGGTAAAATTAGTGGATTATTACTTGGAAATACGGTCGCGGTTACAGAATGGATTGCCATGCAAGATGTCATTTCGAAGTTAGATGCTCGGTCGTTTTTGACTGTTCTCCTTATTTATATCATACAAATGGTGCTGAGCTACTACTTTGGGTATAGGTATGATAAAAGAATGCATGGAGATAATGAGTTACAAGGAATGAAAGGAAATGAATTTATAGTTGATTTTTTTGAAAAAGTAGCTGCATTGTCAGAAAGAGATACTCATAACACTACAACCTATATTCTTTCGATTAAAGAATGGAATGAATTGAAAGAGACGATACAAGAAAAAAAATTAAACCAATTGATTCAAAAAATGGAGTATGCGATTGTGAAAACAATTCGAAAAAGTGACGTAGTTACACGGTGGGATGAAAATAAATATGTTATTGTAGCAGTCGATCACGGATATGAGAAATCAACAATAACAGATCGATTAGAAAAGAGTATTAGAAATGAGCTTGTAAATGATGTAGTAAATATTACTCTTTTATTTGGGGCTGCTAGTTATCCGGTAGAAGGTAAATCACTAGAGGAATTGTTGAAAAAAGCACAAGATAGATTGTATAAAAATAGAGATTTAAAAGATAGATGA